The following coding sequences are from one Apodemus sylvaticus chromosome X, mApoSyl1.1, whole genome shotgun sequence window:
- the Ndufb11 gene encoding NADH dehydrogenase [ubiquinone] 1 beta subcomplex subunit 11, mitochondrial — MAARLLSLYARRLSVAAATRGLPAARVRWESSRAVIAPSGLERKRQREPTMLWQEDPEPEDENVYAKNPDFHGYDSDPVVDVWNMRAVFFFGFSIVLVFGTTFVAYLPDYRMQEWARREAERLVKYREINGLPIMESNYFDPSKIQLPEDD, encoded by the exons ATGGCCGCCCGTCTGTTAAGCTTGTATGCTCGCCGCCTGTCAGTAGCGGCGGCTACACGAGGGCTCCCGGCTGCCCGCGTTCGCTGGGAATCCTCCAGGGCTGTAATTGCCCCGTCCGGTTTGGAGAGAAAGCGGCAACGAGAACCGACCATGCTGTGGCAGGAGGACCCAGAACCCGAGGACGAAAACGTCTACGCgaag AACCCAGACTTCCATGGTTATGACAGTGACCCTGTGGTGGACGTCTGGAATATGCGAGCTGTCTTCTTCTTTGGTTTCTCCATCGTCCTGGTCTTTGGTACCACCTTTGTGGCTTATTTGCCTGATTACAG GATGCAAGAGTGGGCCCGCCGGGAAGCTGAGAGACTAGTGAAATACCGAGAAATCAACGGCCTCCCCATCATGGAATCCAACTACTTTGATCCTAGCAAGATTCAGTTACCAGAAGATGACTGA